Proteins from a genomic interval of Phycisphaerae bacterium RAS1:
- the pknB_18 gene encoding Serine/threonine-protein kinase PknB codes for MKRSTRCNVRVDERDEPFVLDFGLAKLTDDDSSAAGMTQTGQFLGSLPWTSPEQARGASAETDLRTDVYALGVMLYELTTGRFPYEIAGGLREALENIVNAEPRPPRQIRPQIDADFETIVLKCLQKQPERRYQSAGELAADLRRYLAGEAIDARRDSVSYMLRKSLRRHWLPISVTAGLMVVIIAALATSLFFWSDALRERDAALRASLKASNAARVAGEARARGARRRPRRS; via the coding sequence ATGAAGCGATCGACGCGGTGCAACGTGCGCGTCGACGAACGCGACGAGCCGTTCGTGCTCGATTTCGGCCTGGCGAAGCTCACGGACGACGATTCCTCGGCTGCGGGAATGACGCAGACCGGCCAGTTCCTCGGCTCCCTGCCGTGGACCTCGCCGGAGCAGGCCCGCGGGGCGTCGGCTGAGACGGACTTGCGGACGGATGTGTACGCGCTGGGCGTAATGCTCTACGAGCTGACCACCGGGCGCTTTCCGTACGAGATTGCCGGCGGGCTGCGCGAGGCGCTGGAGAACATCGTCAACGCCGAGCCGCGCCCGCCGCGTCAGATTCGCCCGCAGATTGACGCGGATTTCGAGACCATCGTTCTGAAGTGCCTTCAGAAGCAGCCCGAGCGGCGCTACCAGTCGGCCGGCGAGCTGGCCGCCGACCTGCGTCGCTACCTGGCCGGCGAGGCCATCGACGCACGCCGCGACTCCGTCAGCTACATGCTCCGCAAGTCTTTGCGGCGGCACTGGCTGCCGATCAGCGTGACGGCGGGACTGATGGTCGTCATTATCGCGGCGCTGGCGACTTCGCTGTTTTTCTGGTCCGACGCGCTCCGCGAGCGCGACGCAGCGCTGCGGGCGTCGCTGAAGGCGAGCAACGCCGCGCGGGTCGCCGGCGAGGCGCGCGCGCGAGGCGCTCGACGCCGGCCGCGGCGATCGTAG
- the macB_10 gene encoding Macrolide export ATP-binding/permease protein MacB, translating into MPLIEIVNLTKTYRMGDTDVHALDGVNLNIEKGEFVAITGPSGSGKSTMMHLIGCLDRPTLGRFVLNGHDVSNMSDRELARVRNEQIGFVFQTFNLIQRTTALENVGVPLFYARRVNTTAPARKALERVGLAHRGHHRPNELSGGERQRVAIARAIVNDPPLVLADEPTGNLDSRTGEQIMRVFEALNEQGVTIILVTHEPSVAARARRIVQMRDGKIVLDKSTREVFGDDPPKREGPVEHAIEPEAGEQTERPRDHFIGPPTLVRGATATLLCGLTAAGLEAGSVWASMTLAPHLPRDKPPSGALAMKGGGILLGLAVAIVLGMISIALWRRTKTRMRSQPGNWTGGGRMLLGLVAGVATLLAPVGAVVWRLMG; encoded by the coding sequence TTGCCCCTGATCGAGATTGTCAACCTTACCAAGACCTATCGCATGGGCGACACCGACGTCCACGCGCTCGACGGCGTCAATCTCAACATCGAGAAAGGCGAGTTCGTCGCCATCACCGGCCCCTCCGGCAGCGGCAAGAGCACCATGATGCACCTGATCGGCTGCCTCGACCGCCCCACGCTCGGCCGCTTCGTGCTCAACGGCCACGACGTCAGCAACATGTCCGACCGCGAGCTGGCCCGCGTGCGCAACGAGCAGATCGGCTTCGTCTTCCAGACTTTTAACCTGATCCAGCGTACCACCGCGCTCGAAAACGTCGGCGTGCCGCTCTTCTACGCCCGCCGCGTCAACACCACCGCCCCCGCCCGCAAGGCCCTCGAGCGCGTCGGCCTGGCGCACCGCGGCCATCACCGCCCCAACGAACTTTCCGGCGGCGAGCGGCAGCGCGTCGCCATCGCCCGCGCCATCGTCAACGACCCGCCCCTGGTCCTGGCCGACGAGCCCACCGGCAACCTCGACTCGCGCACCGGCGAGCAGATCATGCGCGTCTTCGAAGCGCTCAACGAACAGGGCGTCACGATCATCCTCGTCACGCACGAGCCGTCGGTCGCCGCCCGCGCCCGCCGCATCGTCCAGATGCGCGACGGCAAGATCGTGCTCGATAAGTCAACGCGCGAGGTCTTCGGCGACGACCCGCCGAAGCGCGAAGGACCGGTTGAGCATGCGATCGAGCCCGAAGCCGGCGAGCAGACGGAGCGGCCGCGGGATCACTTCATCGGTCCGCCGACGCTGGTGCGCGGCGCAACGGCCACGCTCCTGTGCGGGCTGACGGCCGCGGGACTGGAGGCAGGGTCCGTCTGGGCCTCCATGACCCTGGCGCCGCATCTGCCCCGTGACAAACCGCCGTCCGGTGCGCTGGCGATGAAGGGCGGCGGCATTCTGCTCGGACTGGCGGTCGCGATTGTGTTGGGCATGATTTCGATCGCCCTTTGGCGGCGCACGAAAACGCGGATGCGCAGCCAGCCCGGCAACTGGACCGGCGGCGGGCGCATGCTCCTGGGCCTCGTGGCCGGCGTCGCGACCCTGCTGGCCCCGGTCGGGGCGGTGGTGTGGCGGCTGATGGGATAA
- a CDS encoding multidrug resistance protein MdtN — protein MRKWVLLLVVVALVAGGWYLARTFWRVTPLWAQPKFGKVTRGDIRVPITAAGLIQANQEIEIKSKASGEVIDVPVREGTFVAEGAVLLVLKKVDEQRTVDRAQAEQDRATALLAQAKVSIESAKAAILGAEADVSRMEAELAMALFERDKVRDLASDGRAGEQDKVNAEQRYNVSAATKRSAEAQLASAQSRMNDSEQVVKLQEAAVRIATKQLEDAQERLRETTIYAKQPAIVTDVTIEKGMLVQSGTGSFTGGTILMRLADVSNKKVIARVDESDFGRILNISPIDALPDLPGLREAVKAGVQTIATRSGTVKLLVDAFPDDEFEGKIDLVEPQGKLNVGSSIIQFDVHVTISDAKGDKLPLGAQAQVEFTVESAINVMRVPSEGVKTLQGQRGVYISVPPEPGSNEQWGKRFVPCRFGVTDGEVTEVVSVQGEHKLEVDQLVYTKLPVVPSNDDD, from the coding sequence ATGCGGAAATGGGTTCTCCTGCTCGTGGTCGTGGCGCTCGTGGCCGGCGGATGGTACCTGGCGCGCACGTTCTGGCGCGTCACCCCGCTGTGGGCTCAGCCCAAGTTCGGCAAGGTGACGCGCGGCGACATCCGCGTGCCGATCACGGCGGCGGGTCTGATCCAGGCCAACCAGGAAATCGAGATCAAGTCGAAGGCCTCCGGCGAAGTGATCGACGTCCCGGTGCGCGAGGGCACGTTCGTCGCGGAAGGGGCGGTCCTGCTGGTGCTGAAGAAGGTCGACGAACAGCGGACGGTGGACCGGGCGCAGGCGGAGCAGGACCGCGCGACGGCGCTTCTGGCGCAAGCCAAGGTCTCCATCGAAAGCGCCAAGGCGGCGATCCTGGGCGCCGAGGCGGATGTAAGCCGCATGGAGGCCGAGCTTGCCATGGCGCTGTTCGAGCGCGACAAGGTCCGAGACCTGGCCTCAGACGGCCGAGCCGGCGAACAGGACAAGGTCAACGCGGAGCAGCGCTACAACGTCTCGGCGGCCACCAAGCGCTCGGCGGAAGCGCAGCTTGCGTCGGCCCAGAGCCGCATGAATGATTCTGAGCAAGTAGTCAAGCTGCAGGAAGCCGCGGTCCGCATCGCCACCAAGCAGCTCGAAGACGCCCAGGAACGGCTGCGCGAGACGACGATCTACGCCAAGCAGCCCGCGATCGTCACGGATGTCACGATCGAAAAAGGAATGCTGGTGCAATCGGGCACGGGCTCGTTCACCGGCGGCACGATCCTGATGAGGCTCGCCGATGTATCGAACAAGAAAGTCATCGCGCGCGTCGATGAATCGGACTTCGGCCGCATTCTGAATATCTCGCCCATCGACGCGCTGCCCGACCTGCCCGGCCTGCGCGAGGCGGTCAAGGCCGGGGTTCAGACCATTGCCACGCGCAGCGGCACGGTGAAGTTGCTGGTCGACGCCTTCCCCGACGATGAATTTGAAGGCAAGATCGACCTGGTCGAGCCGCAGGGCAAGCTGAACGTCGGCTCCTCCATCATCCAGTTCGACGTGCACGTCACGATCTCCGACGCCAAGGGCGACAAGCTGCCGCTCGGCGCTCAGGCCCAGGTGGAGTTCACCGTCGAAAGCGCGATCAATGTCATGCGCGTGCCCAGCGAGGGCGTCAAAACGCTCCAGGGCCAGCGCGGCGTCTACATCAGCGTCCCGCCCGAGCCGGGCTCGAACGAGCAGTGGGGCAAGCGCTTCGTCCCCTGCCGCTTCGGCGTGACCGACGGCGAAGTGACCGAAGTCGTCAGCGTGCAGGGCGAACACAAGCTGGAGGTCGATCAACTGGTGTATACGAAGCTGCCGGTCGTGCCGTCGAATGATGACGACTAG
- a CDS encoding ECF sigma factor: protein MYAELRALARARMAGVAPGNSLQPTALVHEAYMRLVGDSDPGWDSKGHFFAAAAEAMRQALVDQARRKKRLKRGGDRKRIDVDEFEIPLAEPVEDILALDEAIERLTADDPRKAQIVSLRCFAGLNREEAAAALGISLATIDREWRYIVARLHKELSSAGPSE, encoded by the coding sequence GTGTACGCCGAGCTGCGCGCCCTGGCCCGCGCCCGCATGGCCGGCGTGGCCCCCGGCAACTCGCTCCAGCCGACCGCCCTGGTTCACGAGGCGTACATGCGGCTGGTGGGCGACTCGGACCCGGGGTGGGACTCGAAGGGGCATTTTTTCGCCGCTGCCGCTGAGGCCATGCGGCAGGCGCTGGTGGACCAGGCCCGGCGAAAAAAACGTTTGAAGCGGGGCGGCGACCGAAAGCGTATTGATGTGGACGAGTTCGAGATTCCGCTGGCCGAGCCGGTGGAGGACATCCTGGCGCTGGACGAAGCCATCGAGCGTCTGACGGCGGACGATCCGCGCAAGGCGCAGATCGTCTCGCTGCGCTGCTTCGCCGGGCTGAACCGCGAAGAGGCCGCGGCGGCCCTGGGAATCTCGCTGGCGACGATCGACCGTGAATGGCGGTACATCGTCGCCCGGCTGCACAAGGAACTTTCAAGCGCGGGTCCCAGCGAATGA
- a CDS encoding Protein kinase domain protein, translated as MAFEPFQSKLSQARIVELPANLGAKERAALLSKLAAAVKKQAELASRCDTILRVDGTIREQGDFVVIPHEPAAALDLAAVVGGKDRPPIETIWWLTWSLTRALKASEDEKIAHGGIQPGALLRDRTGRVKLSDFGVAPAFEAVVRDCQSLLHCEPGFSQTSGGMNLSGTWRLLGDQETRERGWNSTYYPPELLQGGQRFNPRSDQFSLGATLFVLATGAHPFGADFGEPNPNYYIFVLEPYELRDERKDWKETFDRNDKGLANTADKKILTWASTVRRMLDHAPENRFKLPELDEVFKEHAPAAWEAASKTLSAAVKHLDDGDVEAFAGQAAPLAGDAAMPDMLRGVLTATVKEVEAKKGQIQKQRALQKKLDEAQHALDYGDTAQCRMLLGEIEAAAEAEAAQKSRAAELRRECDERDKMGDTAAAEFARAYLENAREYIDGGEFDAAREAINAALQQPSVPASLAEQARKLLGEIDEIAKRRKKQESLLAAATQALERSQLDEALKRASELLKDASLPPTLALKASAIKDQVEADLAKRAEYAQALDEAQKAWDDADAPLLEEQLEGLAFDINDASLLERRGELGTRLHQLKTALDQISAAEKKYRDGDAESALEALQAMPTSGLPRKLAGQRSTLITRVEKAMAEARQAALNDALDSIAKADAAYHAGDVIKAASLVKTVLSLKDALPADARSKATALQESCNRYRQAITIFQAAQDCLKKDDFGGAAAKLTSLDTKGLPASFEEEVAQLSGEIATAQKSFADKQRKRLEQRFEQAAKLAPGGDLTAAEELLAEIVASPHVWDELRAKATSLRSDVQAQKPILRTIVAAESALQSGQARAAIDFLEKGGSSSGESLGALPPDLPSWAKKRTDTIRQRLAEFEKQHRREAVEAAKRAMSEATAALANGEYAAARDLLDRAASGLEYEKTLTTKHAELLQQTVRLAEWMPKVAAIETAAKRGDTAAAYRDAADLLKKEAGVPELALTRLKALEKEIKAKIVARRKEIGEELKALTAELEQRGRKAPNFAVRAASLRDDPVVEKQQKEEAAALLAKFEALPQPKSSMMPLAVGGGVLGVAAVVVVLFMTGIIGGGKPVVTNPENENTNKGGIAANTNDNQGQNLNASGLAAGNRNENAAENRNDNLAAVNTNENTAPRNDNVASVNQNDNTAPSNANVAVANQNDNGGAQNVNAADNQNDNTAPENTNDNGGQTPQNQNGGQTVVTRPTFEDLVTTQPPVVELPRDIVALARLARAPLADALAALNVAAGESAAPLSGALGVWRKTADEPPSGTQRIALTDGRQQQFVVDVSVVYDEPQKSWKVSSAVDEAGLKAAVAGAAAAVVDKARSEGAAGKLAAAFNLIAAAEAALKKADDDPAVAGVELKLDGLPPPFEPIKGFEAGAADGLTGYPAELTDGGGAKLKLVALPPADPAWSDLDVPEAQRGWSIFYIDAAESGPFDTPDDALKAAEARQLDVPTVSVWSLAALKAGKDLQMFGGMFDWCADDRRATQFWAVGGCSILEGKLKGSLTPAPPPNADARALLDWLRSPLVTQQRAYGDGLVGGRSILRVYPK; from the coding sequence TTGGCGTTCGAACCCTTCCAGTCAAAGCTGAGCCAGGCGCGGATCGTCGAGCTTCCGGCGAATCTCGGCGCCAAGGAGCGGGCCGCGCTCTTGTCCAAGCTGGCCGCCGCGGTGAAGAAACAGGCGGAGCTGGCGTCGCGCTGCGACACGATCCTGCGTGTGGACGGGACGATCCGCGAGCAGGGCGATTTCGTCGTCATTCCGCACGAGCCGGCCGCGGCGCTGGACCTGGCCGCCGTCGTCGGCGGCAAGGATCGCCCACCGATCGAAACCATCTGGTGGCTCACCTGGTCGCTGACGCGCGCCCTGAAAGCATCTGAAGACGAGAAGATCGCCCACGGCGGCATACAGCCCGGTGCGCTGCTGCGCGACCGCACCGGCCGGGTGAAGCTCTCCGATTTCGGCGTCGCGCCCGCGTTCGAGGCGGTGGTTCGCGATTGCCAGAGCCTGCTGCATTGCGAGCCGGGCTTCTCGCAGACGTCCGGCGGCATGAACCTGTCGGGCACCTGGCGCCTGCTGGGCGACCAGGAGACGCGCGAGCGCGGCTGGAACAGCACCTACTATCCGCCGGAGCTCCTGCAGGGCGGGCAGCGATTCAACCCGCGCTCCGACCAGTTCTCGCTGGGCGCGACGTTGTTTGTTCTGGCGACCGGGGCGCATCCGTTCGGCGCCGATTTCGGTGAGCCGAATCCGAATTACTACATTTTCGTGCTCGAGCCGTACGAGCTGCGCGACGAGCGGAAAGACTGGAAGGAGACGTTCGACCGCAACGACAAGGGGCTGGCCAATACGGCGGACAAGAAGATTCTGACCTGGGCGTCCACCGTTCGCCGCATGCTCGATCACGCGCCCGAGAACCGCTTCAAGCTGCCCGAGCTGGACGAGGTGTTCAAGGAGCACGCGCCGGCCGCGTGGGAAGCGGCGTCGAAGACGCTCTCGGCCGCGGTGAAGCATCTTGACGACGGCGACGTGGAGGCCTTCGCCGGGCAGGCGGCGCCGCTGGCGGGCGACGCGGCCATGCCCGACATGCTGCGCGGCGTGCTGACGGCCACCGTCAAGGAAGTCGAGGCGAAGAAGGGGCAGATTCAGAAACAGCGGGCGCTGCAGAAGAAGCTGGACGAGGCCCAGCACGCCCTCGACTACGGCGACACGGCGCAGTGCCGCATGCTGCTGGGCGAGATCGAAGCCGCCGCCGAAGCTGAGGCGGCCCAGAAATCGCGCGCCGCGGAGCTGCGCCGCGAGTGCGACGAGCGCGACAAGATGGGCGACACCGCCGCCGCGGAATTCGCGCGCGCCTATCTGGAAAACGCGCGCGAGTACATCGACGGCGGGGAGTTCGACGCCGCGCGCGAAGCGATCAACGCCGCCCTGCAGCAGCCGTCGGTGCCCGCTTCGCTGGCCGAACAGGCGCGCAAGCTGCTGGGTGAGATCGACGAGATCGCCAAACGTCGCAAGAAGCAGGAAAGCCTGCTGGCGGCGGCGACCCAGGCGCTGGAGCGCAGCCAGCTCGACGAAGCGCTGAAGCGTGCGAGCGAACTGCTGAAGGACGCGTCGCTTCCGCCGACGCTGGCGCTCAAGGCCAGCGCCATCAAGGACCAGGTCGAGGCGGATCTCGCCAAGCGGGCCGAGTATGCCCAGGCGCTCGACGAAGCTCAGAAAGCCTGGGACGACGCTGACGCGCCGCTGCTCGAAGAGCAGCTCGAAGGTCTGGCCTTCGACATCAACGACGCTTCGCTCCTGGAACGCCGCGGCGAACTGGGCACGCGGCTGCACCAGCTCAAGACGGCTCTCGATCAGATCAGCGCCGCCGAGAAGAAATACCGCGACGGCGACGCCGAGTCGGCGCTCGAAGCGCTGCAGGCCATGCCGACCTCGGGCTTGCCCCGGAAGCTCGCCGGACAACGCTCGACACTGATCACCCGCGTCGAAAAGGCGATGGCCGAGGCGCGGCAGGCGGCGCTCAACGACGCGCTCGACTCCATCGCCAAGGCAGACGCCGCCTATCACGCCGGCGACGTGATCAAGGCCGCGTCGCTCGTGAAGACCGTCCTGAGTCTCAAGGACGCGTTGCCCGCGGATGCGCGAAGCAAAGCGACCGCTCTTCAGGAAAGCTGCAACCGCTATCGCCAGGCCATCACCATCTTCCAGGCGGCTCAGGACTGCCTCAAGAAAGATGATTTCGGCGGCGCCGCGGCGAAACTGACCTCGCTGGACACGAAGGGGCTGCCGGCCAGCTTTGAGGAAGAAGTCGCCCAGCTCAGCGGCGAAATCGCGACCGCCCAGAAGTCCTTCGCCGACAAGCAGCGCAAGCGACTCGAGCAGCGCTTCGAACAAGCCGCCAAGCTGGCCCCCGGCGGCGACCTGACCGCGGCCGAGGAGCTGCTCGCCGAAATCGTCGCGTCGCCGCACGTCTGGGACGAGCTGCGAGCCAAAGCAACCTCGCTCCGCAGCGACGTGCAGGCTCAAAAGCCCATCCTGCGGACGATTGTCGCGGCCGAGAGCGCGCTGCAATCCGGCCAGGCCCGCGCGGCGATCGATTTTCTGGAAAAGGGCGGCTCCTCGTCCGGCGAATCCCTCGGGGCGCTGCCGCCGGACCTGCCCAGTTGGGCGAAGAAACGCACCGACACCATTCGCCAGCGGCTGGCCGAATTCGAGAAGCAGCATCGCCGCGAAGCGGTCGAGGCGGCCAAGCGGGCCATGAGCGAGGCCACGGCGGCGCTGGCCAATGGAGAGTACGCCGCCGCGCGCGACCTGCTGGACCGCGCCGCGTCCGGCCTCGAATACGAAAAAACGCTGACCACCAAGCACGCCGAGCTGCTCCAGCAGACGGTGCGGCTGGCGGAGTGGATGCCCAAGGTGGCTGCGATCGAGACGGCGGCGAAGCGCGGCGACACGGCCGCCGCCTACCGTGACGCGGCCGACCTGCTGAAGAAAGAAGCCGGCGTTCCGGAACTCGCGCTGACCCGCCTGAAGGCGCTCGAGAAGGAAATCAAGGCGAAGATCGTCGCGCGGCGCAAGGAGATCGGCGAAGAGCTGAAGGCGCTCACGGCCGAGCTGGAGCAGCGCGGCCGCAAGGCGCCCAACTTCGCCGTCCGAGCCGCATCGCTGCGCGATGATCCGGTGGTCGAGAAACAGCAGAAGGAGGAGGCGGCGGCGCTGCTGGCGAAATTCGAGGCCCTGCCGCAGCCCAAGTCGTCGATGATGCCGCTGGCGGTGGGCGGAGGCGTGCTGGGCGTCGCCGCGGTGGTGGTGGTGCTGTTCATGACGGGCATCATCGGCGGTGGCAAGCCGGTGGTGACCAATCCGGAAAACGAGAACACCAACAAGGGCGGGATTGCCGCAAACACGAACGACAACCAGGGCCAGAATCTCAACGCCAGCGGATTGGCGGCCGGCAATCGCAACGAAAACGCGGCTGAAAACCGCAACGACAACCTCGCCGCCGTGAACACCAATGAGAACACGGCGCCGCGTAACGACAACGTCGCGTCCGTGAACCAGAACGACAACACGGCGCCATCAAACGCGAACGTCGCCGTGGCCAACCAGAACGACAACGGCGGCGCGCAGAACGTGAACGCCGCCGACAATCAGAACGACAACACGGCTCCGGAAAACACCAACGACAACGGCGGGCAGACTCCGCAGAATCAGAACGGCGGCCAGACCGTCGTGACGCGGCCCACGTTTGAGGATCTCGTCACGACTCAGCCGCCGGTTGTGGAACTGCCGCGCGACATCGTGGCACTGGCCCGCCTGGCGCGCGCGCCGCTGGCCGACGCGCTGGCGGCGCTCAACGTTGCCGCCGGCGAATCCGCCGCACCGCTCAGTGGCGCGCTCGGCGTCTGGCGGAAGACTGCCGATGAGCCGCCTTCGGGCACGCAGCGCATTGCTCTGACCGACGGCCGGCAGCAGCAGTTCGTGGTCGATGTTTCCGTTGTCTACGACGAGCCGCAGAAATCGTGGAAAGTGTCATCCGCCGTGGACGAGGCCGGGTTAAAGGCTGCGGTCGCCGGCGCGGCGGCCGCCGTGGTAGACAAGGCCCGCAGCGAAGGCGCCGCCGGCAAGCTTGCCGCCGCGTTCAACTTGATCGCCGCGGCCGAGGCCGCGCTGAAGAAAGCGGACGACGACCCGGCGGTCGCCGGCGTCGAGCTGAAGCTCGACGGCCTGCCGCCTCCCTTCGAGCCGATCAAGGGGTTTGAAGCCGGCGCCGCGGACGGACTGACGGGATATCCCGCTGAATTGACCGACGGCGGCGGGGCGAAACTGAAGCTCGTCGCCTTGCCGCCGGCAGACCCAGCTTGGAGCGACCTGGATGTGCCCGAGGCGCAGCGCGGCTGGTCGATCTTTTACATTGACGCCGCGGAGAGCGGTCCGTTTGACACGCCCGACGACGCCTTGAAGGCGGCCGAGGCCCGCCAACTGGACGTGCCGACCGTGAGCGTATGGAGCCTCGCGGCGCTCAAAGCCGGCAAAGACCTGCAGATGTTCGGCGGCATGTTCGATTGGTGCGCCGATGACCGCCGCGCGACCCAATTCTGGGCCGTCGGCGGCTGCTCGATCCTGGAGGGCAAGCTGAAGGGCAGCTTGACGCCGGCCCCGCCGCCGAATGCCGATGCGCGGGCGCTGCTCGACTGGCTCCGATCTCCACTGGTGACGCAGCAGCGCGCCTACGGCGACGGCCTGGTTGGTGGGCGGTCGATCCTGCGCGTGTATCCGAAGTAG
- the agaA gene encoding Alpha-galactosidase A precursor, translating into MPRIAPDRVAGRLRSDLRFGLVGIAAILSVAGCAQKRDTGLGGEPLLATTRGSNAVWLDELDLSAMDQQWGQPRAGRSVADNPLRMSGAVYQHGVGTHARSEMTIELHGAALRFESAVGVDAESGELGSVVFVVLVDGVERFRSGVLRGGAAAESADVDLSGARQLALIVEDAGDGIDSDHANWAGAIITLKKGTAQRPTALVPDPGPDPEIAPFTPRELAIHAPRITGGTPGRPFLFRIPATGPPPLTFSASALPDGLLLDPQTGVISGEISRPGRSDVLLTAQSPAGLATGALTIVAGPDSLALTPPMGWNSWNVWGTAVDDAKVRAAADALVASGLAGVGYQYVNIDDAWEGQRDGYGVLGTNEKFPDMKGLADYVHSQGLKLGIYSGPGPKTCAGYVASYQHEYIDARTWAEWGIDLLKYDWCSYGMIAADDSLPELMRPYFVMRAALDACGRDIVYSLCQYGMGRVSEWGDAVGGNYWRTTGDITDSWQSMSSIGFVQHELAEFAGLGRWNDPDMLVVGRLGWGPNIRPTRLTKNEQVTHVTLWAMLASPLLIGCDLSQLDDFTLAVLGNPEVLEVNQDPLGKQARRIKQVETVEVWARPLAGGSTAVALFNRGRSAADVSVQWSDLGLSGPQLVRDCWRRMNSGRHETGFTTTVSGHGAAMITVQEQAAEGERR; encoded by the coding sequence GTGCCAAGAATCGCCCCTGACAGAGTGGCCGGCCGGCTGCGCTCCGACTTGCGCTTCGGGCTTGTTGGCATTGCAGCGATCCTCTCGGTCGCCGGCTGCGCGCAGAAGCGCGACACCGGTCTCGGCGGCGAACCGCTGCTCGCTACGACGCGCGGCTCGAACGCCGTCTGGCTCGACGAGCTGGACCTGTCCGCGATGGATCAGCAATGGGGTCAGCCGCGGGCCGGACGCTCCGTCGCCGACAATCCGCTCCGCATGAGCGGCGCGGTGTATCAACATGGCGTCGGCACGCACGCCCGCAGCGAGATGACCATCGAGCTGCACGGCGCCGCGCTCCGCTTCGAATCCGCCGTCGGCGTCGACGCGGAATCCGGAGAGCTGGGAAGCGTCGTCTTTGTCGTGCTGGTCGACGGGGTGGAGCGTTTTCGAAGCGGCGTGCTGCGCGGCGGGGCGGCGGCGGAATCCGCTGACGTTGATTTGAGCGGCGCGCGGCAATTGGCGCTGATTGTCGAAGACGCCGGCGACGGAATCGACTCCGATCACGCGAACTGGGCCGGCGCGATCATCACGCTCAAGAAGGGCACTGCGCAGCGCCCCACCGCGCTCGTTCCCGATCCCGGCCCCGATCCCGAAATCGCCCCATTCACGCCTCGCGAACTCGCGATCCACGCGCCGCGCATCACCGGCGGCACGCCCGGCCGGCCGTTCCTGTTTCGTATTCCGGCCACGGGCCCGCCGCCGCTGACATTCTCGGCCAGCGCACTTCCTGACGGACTGCTGCTCGATCCGCAGACGGGCGTCATTTCCGGCGAAATCTCGCGCCCGGGTCGTAGCGACGTGTTGCTCACGGCTCAAAGCCCCGCCGGTCTCGCGACCGGCGCCCTGACGATCGTCGCCGGCCCGGACTCCCTGGCGTTGACGCCGCCGATGGGCTGGAATTCCTGGAACGTCTGGGGAACCGCCGTGGACGACGCCAAAGTGCGCGCCGCGGCTGACGCCCTCGTCGCCAGCGGCCTTGCCGGCGTCGGCTACCAATACGTCAACATCGACGATGCATGGGAAGGCCAGCGCGATGGGTACGGCGTTCTGGGAACGAATGAGAAATTTCCGGACATGAAGGGCCTGGCTGATTACGTGCATTCGCAGGGACTGAAACTCGGCATTTACTCCGGCCCCGGGCCGAAAACCTGCGCCGGCTACGTCGCCAGCTATCAGCACGAATACATCGACGCCCGGACATGGGCGGAGTGGGGCATCGACCTGCTCAAGTATGACTGGTGCTCCTACGGCATGATTGCCGCGGACGACAGTCTGCCCGAGCTGATGCGTCCTTACTTTGTGATGCGGGCCGCTCTCGACGCCTGCGGCCGCGACATCGTCTACAGCCTCTGTCAGTACGGCATGGGCCGCGTTTCCGAATGGGGCGACGCTGTCGGCGGCAACTACTGGCGAACCACCGGCGACATCACCGACAGTTGGCAGAGCATGTCGTCCATCGGGTTTGTACAGCACGAATTGGCGGAATTCGCCGGCCTCGGACGTTGGAATGATCCGGACATGCTGGTCGTCGGTCGGCTCGGCTGGGGGCCGAACATCCGTCCCACGCGACTGACGAAGAATGAGCAGGTGACGCATGTGACGCTGTGGGCCATGCTGGCGTCGCCGCTGCTGATTGGCTGCGACCTGTCGCAACTCGACGACTTCACGCTGGCCGTGCTCGGAAATCCGGAAGTGCTCGAGGTGAATCAGGACCCGCTTGGCAAGCAGGCGCGGCGCATCAAGCAAGTTGAGACGGTCGAAGTATGGGCCCGGCCGCTGGCGGGCGGCTCAACCGCGGTCGCGCTCTTCAATCGCGGTCGCTCCGCCGCGGACGTGAGCGTGCAATGGAGCGATCTGGGTCTGAGCGGTCCGCAGCTCGTGCGAGATTGCTGGCGGCGGATGAACTCCGGGCGGCACGAGACTGGATTCACGACGACGGTCAGCGGCCACGGCGCGGCGATGATTACAGTTCAGGAGCAGGCGGCGGAGGGGGAGCGTCGATAG